A single window of Usitatibacter rugosus DNA harbors:
- a CDS encoding RNA polymerase sigma factor, with amino-acid sequence MNDVATGIQAQVEAVYRAESRRVLATLIRLLGDFDIAEEALHDAFIAAVEQWPGEGIPANPRAWLVSTGRFKAIDRIRRRAKWDVSLEDVAEQLDEATDPATLDDREGVEDDRLRLVFTCCHPALAPDAQVALTLREVCGLTTEEIARAYLATPATIAQRVVRAKNKIRDARIPYEVPGRTELPERLDSVLRVIYLVFNEGYLASSGETLTRHDLSGEAIRLGHLIVEMLPEAEAVGLLALMLLHESRRAARTAPNGDIVLLADQDRSLWNRAQIADGVKLVEGALAAGEIGLYTLQAAIAAIHALAPSAGATDWGRIVGFYDLMLQATPSPIVALNRAVAVAMRDGPAAGLALVDTLLAEGSLDDYHLAHSARADLCRRLGQSAEAAHSYKKALALTRQPSEQRFLRARLAELEK; translated from the coding sequence ATGAACGACGTCGCAACGGGTATCCAGGCCCAGGTGGAGGCGGTCTATCGCGCCGAATCGCGGCGCGTGCTGGCCACGCTGATCCGCCTGCTGGGCGATTTCGACATCGCCGAGGAGGCGCTGCACGACGCCTTCATCGCCGCCGTCGAGCAATGGCCGGGCGAGGGGATTCCCGCGAACCCACGCGCGTGGCTCGTCTCGACCGGCCGCTTCAAGGCGATCGACCGCATCCGCCGCCGCGCAAAATGGGATGTCTCGCTGGAGGATGTGGCCGAGCAACTGGACGAGGCCACGGACCCCGCCACGCTCGATGATCGCGAGGGCGTGGAGGACGACCGCCTGCGCCTCGTCTTCACGTGCTGCCACCCGGCGCTGGCCCCCGACGCGCAGGTCGCGCTCACGCTGCGCGAAGTCTGCGGCCTCACCACGGAAGAGATCGCGCGCGCCTACCTCGCCACGCCGGCCACGATCGCGCAGCGCGTCGTGCGCGCCAAGAACAAGATCCGCGATGCGCGCATCCCGTATGAAGTACCGGGACGCACCGAGCTGCCCGAGCGCCTGGACAGTGTCCTGCGCGTGATCTACCTCGTCTTCAACGAGGGCTACCTCGCCTCCTCCGGTGAAACGCTCACGCGCCACGACCTCTCGGGCGAAGCGATCCGCCTCGGGCACCTCATCGTCGAGATGCTTCCGGAAGCCGAAGCGGTGGGCCTGCTCGCCCTCATGCTGCTGCACGAGTCGCGCCGCGCCGCACGCACGGCACCGAACGGCGACATCGTGCTGCTCGCCGACCAGGACCGATCGCTGTGGAACCGCGCGCAGATCGCCGACGGCGTAAAACTGGTGGAAGGGGCCCTCGCCGCCGGGGAGATCGGGCTCTACACGCTGCAGGCGGCGATCGCGGCGATCCACGCCCTGGCCCCGAGCGCCGGGGCCACGGACTGGGGCCGCATCGTCGGCTTCTACGACCTCATGCTGCAGGCAACCCCCTCGCCGATCGTCGCGCTGAACCGGGCCGTGGCCGTGGCCATGCGCGACGGGCCGGCCGCGGGGCTCGCCCTCGTCGACACGCTGCTCGCCGAAGGCAGCCTCGACGACTACCACCTCGCCCACTCCGCCCGGGCCGACCTCTGCCGCCGGCTGGGCCAGTCCGCCGAGGCCGCCCATTCCTACAAGAAGGCCCTGGCCCTCACCCGCCAGCCCAGCGAGCAGCGGTTCCTCCGCGCCCGCCTGGCCGAGCTCGAAAAATAA
- a CDS encoding DUF1428 domain-containing protein, with product MAYVDGFVMVVPKKNVAAYKKIARAASKIWREFGAVDYVECVGDDLNTKFGRPFPKLAKTGPKDTVVFSWIVYASKGARDRINKKVMKDPRIEKMMKNGMPFDPKKMSMGGFKVLVQG from the coding sequence ATGGCTTACGTCGATGGATTCGTGATGGTGGTGCCGAAGAAAAACGTGGCGGCGTACAAGAAGATCGCACGCGCCGCGAGCAAGATCTGGCGCGAATTCGGCGCCGTCGACTACGTGGAGTGCGTGGGCGACGACCTCAACACGAAGTTCGGGCGGCCCTTTCCCAAGCTCGCCAAGACCGGCCCGAAGGACACCGTGGTGTTCTCGTGGATCGTGTACGCCTCGAAGGGCGCGCGCGATCGCATCAACAAGAAGGTGATGAAGGATCCGCGCATCGAAAAGATGATGAAGAACGGCATGCCCTTCGACCCGAAGAAGATGTCGATGGGCGGCTTCAAGGTGCTGGTGCAGGGATGA
- a CDS encoding YciI family protein: protein MRYLVLIHLDEQMLDAMPEAEMSVLNDRHLELNESLLKSGHFIEAEALQPANTTAVIRVRAGKVGVVDGPFAETKEQVAGFYFIEARDLNEAIQVASRIPSAELGTIEIRPCRNLVVDGTPRIASSKPR, encoded by the coding sequence ATGAGGTATCTGGTCCTCATCCACCTGGACGAGCAGATGCTCGACGCCATGCCCGAGGCGGAGATGTCGGTGCTGAACGACCGGCATCTCGAGCTGAACGAGTCGCTGCTGAAGAGCGGCCACTTCATCGAGGCCGAGGCGCTGCAGCCCGCGAACACGACCGCCGTCATTCGCGTGCGGGCGGGCAAGGTCGGGGTGGTGGATGGACCGTTCGCCGAGACCAAGGAGCAGGTCGCGGGCTTCTACTTCATCGAGGCCCGGGACCTGAACGAGGCCATTCAAGTGGCTTCGCGCATCCCGAGCGCGGAGTTGGGCACGATCGAGATCCGCCCCTGCCGCAACCTCGTGGTCGACGGAACGCCGCGCATCGCGTCGTCGAAGCCGCGATGA
- a CDS encoding YciI family protein, with the protein MKFACLFYHNEDAMTAFPASQRDALAASCKAWVEGLQREGQYVDALGLASTQTATTVRVRDGQVSYTDGPFAETKEQLGGLTVIEARDLDEALRIASKISVAKTGSIEVRPLFDQLGK; encoded by the coding sequence ATGAAATTCGCCTGCCTCTTCTATCACAACGAGGACGCGATGACCGCGTTCCCCGCCTCGCAGCGCGACGCGTTGGCGGCGAGCTGCAAGGCCTGGGTCGAGGGCCTGCAGCGCGAAGGCCAGTACGTGGATGCGCTGGGCCTCGCCTCCACGCAAACCGCGACCACGGTGCGCGTGCGCGACGGACAGGTCTCGTACACCGATGGCCCGTTCGCGGAGACCAAGGAACAGCTGGGCGGCCTCACGGTCATCGAGGCCAGGGACCTGGACGAGGCGCTTCGCATCGCCTCGAAGATCTCGGTCGCCAAGACCGGCAGCATCGAAGTCCGACCGCTATTCGACCAACTCGGGAAATAG
- a CDS encoding YciI family protein: MKVMVFVKASKNSEAGVMPSQKLMDDMGKFNEQLMKAGIMLGGDGLKPSSVGKRVHVNGDKRTVIDGPFAETKELVAGYWLWEVKSVEEAVEWAKKCPAPMPGEESDIEIRPLYTMEDFK, from the coding sequence ATGAAGGTGATGGTGTTCGTGAAGGCCTCGAAGAACTCCGAGGCGGGCGTGATGCCCAGCCAGAAGCTGATGGACGACATGGGCAAGTTCAACGAGCAGCTCATGAAGGCCGGCATCATGCTGGGCGGCGATGGGCTGAAGCCGAGCTCGGTGGGCAAGCGCGTGCATGTGAACGGCGACAAGCGCACGGTGATCGACGGCCCGTTCGCGGAGACGAAGGAGCTCGTGGCCGGCTACTGGCTCTGGGAAGTGAAGTCGGTGGAAGAGGCCGTCGAGTGGGCGAAGAAGTGCCCCGCCCCGATGCCCGGCGAGGAATCCGACATCGAGATCCGGCCGCTCTACACGATGGAGGATTTCAAATGA
- a CDS encoding VOC family protein, which yields MTTKVQSYLSFEGRCEEALEFYKANLGAVVENIMRFKEMSGPVQCGPGESPPVIPNGEKILHSSFTIGETQLMASDGRMSGEKPEFKGISLAITVPDDATAKKRFDALAASGMAIQAPTPAFFTTSFSIVADKFGVTWMIVSNTQPKAP from the coding sequence ATGACCACCAAGGTGCAGTCGTATTTGTCGTTCGAGGGACGGTGCGAAGAGGCCCTCGAGTTCTACAAGGCCAACCTGGGCGCCGTCGTGGAGAACATCATGCGTTTCAAGGAAATGAGCGGCCCTGTCCAGTGCGGCCCGGGCGAGAGCCCCCCGGTGATCCCCAACGGCGAGAAGATCCTCCATTCGTCGTTCACGATCGGCGAGACGCAGCTCATGGCTTCCGACGGGCGCATGTCCGGCGAGAAGCCCGAGTTCAAGGGAATCTCGCTCGCGATCACGGTGCCGGACGACGCCACCGCGAAGAAGCGCTTCGATGCGCTCGCCGCGAGCGGCATGGCGATCCAGGCACCCACGCCGGCCTTCTTCACCACCAGCTTCAGTATCGTCGCCGACAAGTTCGGCGTGACGTGGATGATCGTCTCGAACACCCAACCGAAAGCCCCGTAG
- a CDS encoding SRPBCC family protein: protein MLKILGIIAALIALAIIGVLIAASTQPDTFRLERSIAIKAPPEKIQPLITDFKAWMAWSPWEKKDPAMKRTYGGPERGKGATYGWEGNKDVGSGRMEILVAEAQKIVIKLMFLEPFESTNTAEFTLTPQGDSTTVKWAMFGPSNYVQRVMCVFFSMDKLVGPDFDAGLAALKSVAEK, encoded by the coding sequence ATGCTCAAGATCCTCGGCATCATCGCCGCGCTCATCGCGCTCGCCATCATCGGCGTGCTCATCGCGGCCTCCACGCAACCCGACACCTTCCGCCTCGAGCGCTCGATCGCCATCAAGGCGCCGCCGGAGAAGATCCAGCCGCTCATCACCGACTTCAAAGCCTGGATGGCCTGGTCGCCCTGGGAGAAGAAGGACCCGGCGATGAAGCGCACCTACGGCGGGCCCGAGCGCGGCAAGGGCGCGACCTACGGCTGGGAAGGCAACAAGGACGTGGGCAGCGGCCGCATGGAGATCCTCGTGGCCGAGGCGCAGAAGATCGTGATCAAGCTCATGTTCCTCGAGCCGTTCGAATCGACCAACACCGCCGAATTCACGCTCACGCCGCAGGGCGACAGCACCACCGTGAAGTGGGCCATGTTCGGGCCGTCCAACTACGTGCAGAGGGTGATGTGCGTGTTCTTCAGCATGGACAAGCTGGTCGGCCCCGACTTCGACGCCGGGCTCGCGGCGCTCAAGTCCGTCGCCGAGAAATAG
- a CDS encoding DUF6496 domain-containing protein has product MARYGKKAAEKVEKVMKERKAGTLKSGRSGKKVTSRKQAIAIGLSEARKAGGKVPPAPKRSASSKKRKSSSK; this is encoded by the coding sequence ATGGCCCGGTACGGCAAGAAGGCGGCGGAGAAGGTCGAGAAGGTGATGAAGGAACGCAAGGCCGGCACGCTGAAGAGCGGCCGCTCGGGGAAGAAGGTCACTTCCCGCAAGCAGGCCATCGCGATCGGCCTGTCGGAAGCGCGCAAGGCGGGCGGCAAGGTTCCGCCCGCGCCGAAGCGCTCGGCGTCGTCGAAGAAGCGAAAGTCTTCCTCGAAATGA
- a CDS encoding class II aldolase/adducin family protein, with translation MDTHTVAADAITKAKVELAAAHRIATIHELDEGIDNHFTVTVPGRDGQYLVLPFGKHWSEAKASDMFVFDEQGRTLEGQGHVELSARCIHAPIHRITGKRVVMHTHQTWALALNMLKDNRLLPATQTAAFFHGMIAYDDTYKGTADTLEEGERLAHLMGDKSIVFMKNHGILVAGDTVAEAYRRLYKMERVCRTQVLALSTGKELNILSKDVIAAVVAPAEQESHPREERDRLFFEAMMRIVDRELPGYRD, from the coding sequence ATGGATACCCATACCGTAGCCGCGGACGCCATCACCAAGGCGAAAGTCGAGCTCGCCGCCGCCCACCGCATCGCCACGATCCACGAGCTGGACGAAGGCATCGACAACCACTTCACGGTGACGGTGCCGGGCCGCGACGGCCAGTACCTGGTTTTGCCCTTCGGAAAACACTGGTCGGAGGCGAAGGCCTCGGACATGTTCGTCTTCGACGAGCAAGGCCGCACGCTCGAGGGACAGGGGCACGTGGAGCTTTCGGCTCGCTGCATCCACGCGCCGATCCACCGCATCACCGGCAAGCGCGTCGTGATGCACACCCACCAGACGTGGGCGCTGGCGCTGAACATGCTGAAGGACAACCGCCTGCTGCCGGCCACGCAGACCGCGGCGTTCTTCCACGGCATGATCGCGTACGACGACACGTACAAGGGCACGGCGGATACGCTGGAGGAAGGCGAGCGCCTCGCCCACCTGATGGGCGACAAGAGCATCGTGTTCATGAAGAACCACGGCATCCTCGTCGCGGGCGACACGGTGGCCGAAGCGTACCGCCGGCTCTACAAGATGGAGCGCGTGTGCCGCACGCAGGTGCTGGCACTCTCGACCGGCAAGGAGCTGAACATCCTCTCGAAAGACGTGATCGCCGCGGTGGTCGCGCCCGCCGAGCAGGAAAGCCATCCGCGCGAGGAGCGCGACCGCCTGTTCTTCGAGGCGATGATGCGCATCGTCGACCGCGAGCTCCCGGGCTACCGGGACTGA
- a CDS encoding alpha/beta fold hydrolase gives MPVVRANGLDVRYSVTGSGPWVTLSHSLACRYEMWDAEIARLSKRFTVLAYDSRGHGHTSAPPGPYTLDQVADDIKAMYDGLGIKSSHWIGLSMGGVFGLHTALRYPGIFDSMVLADTSSRLSPEGIAAFKDRVAKVTAGGMEAMVEPTLQRWFKESFRIKKPDLMRRVGSWVRMTPIEGYIGISAAIPTIDVTDRLGEIQVPCAVLVGADDIAMPLAFSQTLVKHLPKAELTVIPDAGHLSNLEQPEAFNAALEAFYNKIS, from the coding sequence ATGCCGGTCGTCCGCGCCAACGGGCTCGACGTCCGTTACTCCGTCACGGGCAGCGGCCCCTGGGTCACGCTCTCGCATTCGCTCGCCTGCCGCTACGAGATGTGGGACGCCGAGATCGCGCGCCTCTCGAAGCGCTTCACCGTCCTCGCCTACGATTCGCGCGGCCACGGCCACACGAGCGCCCCGCCCGGCCCGTACACGCTCGACCAGGTGGCCGACGACATCAAGGCGATGTACGACGGGCTCGGCATCAAATCCTCGCATTGGATCGGCCTCTCGATGGGCGGCGTCTTCGGGTTGCACACGGCGCTTCGCTATCCGGGGATTTTCGATTCCATGGTTCTCGCCGACACGTCCTCGCGCCTCTCGCCCGAGGGCATCGCCGCGTTCAAGGATCGTGTCGCGAAGGTGACCGCGGGCGGCATGGAAGCGATGGTCGAGCCCACGCTGCAGCGCTGGTTCAAGGAATCCTTCCGCATCAAGAAGCCCGACCTCATGCGGCGCGTCGGGAGCTGGGTGCGCATGACGCCGATCGAAGGCTACATCGGCATCTCCGCGGCGATCCCGACGATCGACGTCACCGACCGCCTCGGCGAGATCCAGGTGCCGTGCGCGGTGCTCGTGGGCGCCGACGACATCGCGATGCCGCTCGCCTTCTCGCAAACGCTCGTGAAGCACCTGCCGAAGGCGGAGCTCACCGTCATTCCCGACGCGGGCCACCTTTCGAACCTGGAGCAGCCCGAGGCGTTCAACGCCGCGCTCGAGGCGTTCTACAACAAGATCTCCTAG
- a CDS encoding Bug family tripartite tricarboxylate transporter substrate binding protein, which translates to MRIAARFAALLALAATSAFAQYPNKPIKIIVPFAPGGNVDVTARVIAPALQEALGQPVIIENKPGAAGTIGADFVVRAPADGYTLLMGSNSTFSVAPALNPKNPYNPVKDFAPVASIASTPFLLVVKGDSPMKTVKDLVAAAKAAPGKLTMASAGTGSSNHLVGEFFQDLAGVKFTHVPYKGSNPAISDVMGGQVDMHFDQVTSAGNQVLAGKLRALLVTSKERTPMLPEVPTAAEAGFPSFGPINVTGLIAPANTPREIVALLNAAVNKVLQQAAVREKYAGVGAVTTGGTPEQFTAYIAEDLARWTKVVKDANVKVE; encoded by the coding sequence ATGCGTATCGCCGCACGCTTTGCAGCGCTCCTGGCGCTCGCCGCCACCAGCGCGTTCGCGCAGTACCCGAACAAGCCCATCAAGATCATCGTGCCGTTCGCGCCCGGCGGAAACGTGGACGTGACCGCTCGCGTGATCGCCCCGGCACTGCAGGAGGCGCTCGGGCAGCCGGTCATCATCGAGAACAAGCCCGGCGCCGCCGGCACGATCGGCGCGGACTTCGTCGTGCGCGCGCCCGCCGACGGCTACACGCTGCTGATGGGCTCGAACAGCACCTTCAGCGTGGCGCCCGCGCTCAACCCGAAGAATCCGTACAACCCGGTGAAGGACTTCGCACCCGTCGCCTCCATCGCCTCGACGCCGTTCCTGCTCGTGGTGAAGGGCGACTCGCCGATGAAGACGGTGAAGGACCTGGTCGCCGCTGCCAAGGCAGCGCCGGGGAAACTCACCATGGCCTCCGCGGGCACGGGCAGCTCGAACCACCTGGTCGGCGAATTCTTCCAGGATCTCGCGGGCGTGAAGTTCACGCACGTGCCCTACAAGGGGAGCAATCCCGCGATCTCCGACGTGATGGGCGGGCAGGTGGACATGCACTTCGACCAGGTGACGTCCGCCGGGAACCAGGTGCTCGCCGGCAAGCTGCGCGCGCTGCTCGTGACCTCGAAGGAACGCACACCGATGCTGCCCGAGGTGCCGACCGCCGCCGAAGCGGGATTTCCTTCCTTCGGCCCGATCAACGTGACCGGCCTCATCGCGCCCGCGAACACGCCGCGCGAGATCGTCGCGTTGCTCAACGCCGCGGTGAACAAGGTGTTGCAGCAGGCTGCAGTGCGCGAGAAGTACGCGGGTGTTGGCGCCGTGACCACGGGCGGCACGCCCGAGCAGTTCACCGCCTACATCGCCGAGGACCTCGCGCGCTGGACCAAGGTCGTCAAGGACGCCAACGTCAAGGTCGAATGA
- a CDS encoding TAXI family TRAP transporter solute-binding subunit — MPSFQRIATVILAAGLASCASLTMDKTPLTISLATATPGGGFPVYGAAFQGAVQEADPSITINTRNTKGSAENVPLLEKGEVDLALVQGEAAYEALAGIGRDKPANIRILWAMYSSPGMFVVRADSPYKTIADLKGKPVAWGAKGSGLVLLAGYTLDPLGLQRDRDFTPTYLDRAGDGPAMVLDGRVAALWGGGVGWPGFVTMWNSPGGARFIAPSKDEIAKILAKHKFLRAITVPPDSYPGQAQPIESVGSWSFVFARADLPDATAYRLARALHKAEAGIAKRLPQAIESTAANTAVAADPAVLHPGVAKYLKEVRN, encoded by the coding sequence ATGCCGTCCTTCCAACGAATCGCAACCGTGATCCTCGCCGCGGGACTCGCGTCCTGTGCTTCCCTCACCATGGACAAGACCCCGCTCACGATCAGCCTCGCCACCGCCACGCCCGGCGGCGGCTTCCCGGTCTACGGCGCCGCGTTCCAGGGCGCGGTGCAGGAGGCCGATCCCTCCATCACCATCAATACGCGCAATACGAAGGGCAGCGCGGAGAACGTGCCGTTGCTGGAAAAGGGCGAGGTCGATCTCGCGCTGGTGCAGGGCGAGGCGGCGTACGAGGCGCTGGCCGGAATCGGGCGCGACAAGCCCGCCAACATCAGGATCCTCTGGGCGATGTATTCGTCGCCGGGGATGTTCGTGGTGCGCGCCGACAGCCCGTACAAGACGATCGCGGACCTGAAGGGCAAGCCCGTCGCGTGGGGTGCCAAGGGCTCGGGGCTCGTGCTGCTCGCGGGCTACACGCTCGATCCGCTCGGTCTCCAGCGCGACCGCGACTTCACGCCGACGTATCTCGACCGTGCGGGCGACGGCCCGGCCATGGTGCTCGATGGCCGCGTGGCCGCGCTCTGGGGCGGCGGCGTGGGCTGGCCAGGCTTCGTGACGATGTGGAATTCGCCGGGCGGCGCCCGCTTCATCGCGCCCTCGAAGGACGAGATCGCGAAGATCCTCGCGAAGCACAAGTTCCTGCGCGCGATCACCGTTCCGCCCGACAGCTACCCGGGCCAGGCGCAGCCGATCGAGTCCGTGGGCTCGTGGAGCTTCGTCTTCGCGCGCGCCGACCTTCCCGACGCCACCGCCTACCGGCTGGCGCGGGCGCTGCACAAGGCCGAGGCCGGGATCGCCAAACGGTTGCCCCAGGCAATCGAGAGCACCGCGGCCAACACAGCCGTGGCGGCCGATCCGGCCGTCTTGCACCCCGGCGTAGCCAAGTACCTGAAGGAAGTCCGAAATTAG
- a CDS encoding sensor histidine kinase: protein MSSFFFIIRNMAAWGVVFATSLIMWSAFSHKSPPWFIVITGLGAIAWAMVSAFSHVRRVRLITDRTDSTSFASRHRRRFELPLEADAAFDLVDATIRELPYVESCESSRPNLRVRARVKRMDPYMSSKKGAKEMMGSSGAIRNQVLATVTPGSGTCSVMVICEPEGGAWVDWFLVDDGTNLENMEAISRAITRRTSELRRTEQESAQQTATEKELTVAKLSLLHAQVEPHFLYNTLASAQYLTRSDPARADQMLGHLITYLRRSLPRTEDALSTIGDELERAVAYLEILKIRMGERLDMQVQVPDNLKTVPMPAMMLQTLVENAIKHGLEPVTGGGTVWVLARETDGKVAVTVADDGRGFHDASAGTGIGLKNVRERLKLAYGDAASFAIVANFPKGVAATITVPARGPSGGANA, encoded by the coding sequence ATGTCTTCCTTCTTCTTCATCATCCGCAACATGGCCGCGTGGGGCGTGGTCTTCGCCACCTCGCTCATCATGTGGAGCGCGTTCTCCCACAAATCGCCGCCCTGGTTCATCGTGATCACGGGCCTGGGCGCGATCGCCTGGGCGATGGTGAGCGCGTTCTCGCATGTCCGGCGCGTGCGGCTCATCACGGACCGCACGGATTCCACCTCGTTCGCGAGCCGCCATCGCCGCCGCTTCGAGCTGCCGCTCGAGGCCGACGCCGCCTTCGATCTCGTGGACGCGACGATCCGCGAGCTGCCGTACGTGGAATCGTGCGAGAGCAGCCGGCCGAACCTGCGCGTGCGAGCGCGGGTCAAACGGATGGACCCGTACATGAGTAGCAAGAAGGGCGCGAAGGAAATGATGGGATCGTCCGGCGCCATCCGGAACCAGGTTCTCGCGACCGTCACGCCGGGCAGCGGCACGTGCAGCGTGATGGTGATCTGTGAGCCCGAGGGCGGGGCCTGGGTGGACTGGTTCCTCGTCGACGACGGCACCAACCTCGAGAACATGGAAGCGATCTCGCGCGCGATCACGCGGCGCACTTCCGAGCTTCGCAGGACAGAGCAGGAAAGCGCGCAGCAGACCGCCACCGAAAAAGAGCTCACGGTCGCGAAGCTCTCGCTGCTGCACGCGCAGGTGGAGCCGCACTTCCTCTACAACACGCTCGCCTCGGCGCAGTACCTCACGCGAAGCGACCCCGCCCGCGCCGACCAGATGCTGGGCCACCTCATCACGTACCTGCGCAGGTCGCTGCCGCGCACCGAGGACGCGCTCTCGACGATCGGCGACGAGCTCGAGCGGGCCGTGGCCTACCTCGAGATCCTCAAGATCCGCATGGGCGAGCGCCTCGACATGCAGGTGCAGGTCCCCGACAACCTGAAGACCGTCCCGATGCCGGCGATGATGCTGCAGACCCTGGTCGAGAACGCGATCAAGCACGGCCTCGAGCCCGTCACGGGCGGCGGCACGGTGTGGGTGCTCGCGCGCGAGACCGATGGCAAGGTCGCGGTGACGGTGGCCGACGACGGGCGCGGGTTCCACGATGCGTCCGCGGGAACGGGCATCGGCCTCAAGAACGTCCGCGAGCGGCTGAAGCTCGCCTACGGGGATGCGGCGTCGTTCGCGATCGTGGCGAACTTCCCGAAGGGCGTGGCGGCGACGATCACCGTGCCGGCGCGCGGGCCTAGCGGGGGCGCGAATGCCTAA
- a CDS encoding LytR/AlgR family response regulator transcription factor, translating to MPKGIVAEDEALLRDELLSLLGRAWPDLEIVATCEDGGTALEAIEAHKPDVAFLDIRMPGLTGLEVAAATASASPGTQVVFVTAYNQYAIDAFDRGAVDYLLKPIAPDRLAATVQRVQARIASGMKDGGELAAILDQLRARLPATSKAPPLVWITASAGKETRLILVDDIAYFQADNKYTVVMTKDGEALVRTPIRELLDALDPNVFKQIHRSTIVNMKAISSIARDESGRGTLRLRNRPETLPVSLTFMPLFKNM from the coding sequence ATGCCTAAGGGAATCGTCGCCGAAGACGAAGCGCTGCTGCGCGACGAATTGCTCTCGCTCCTCGGACGCGCCTGGCCCGACCTCGAGATCGTCGCCACGTGCGAGGACGGCGGCACGGCATTGGAAGCGATCGAAGCGCACAAGCCCGACGTCGCCTTCCTCGACATCCGCATGCCGGGCCTCACGGGCCTCGAGGTCGCCGCGGCAACGGCAAGCGCCAGCCCGGGTACGCAGGTCGTATTCGTGACCGCGTACAACCAATATGCGATCGATGCCTTCGACCGCGGCGCCGTCGACTACCTGCTGAAGCCCATCGCGCCCGATCGCCTCGCGGCCACGGTGCAGCGCGTGCAGGCTCGCATCGCCTCGGGCATGAAGGATGGCGGCGAGCTCGCGGCGATCCTCGACCAGTTGCGCGCGCGCCTGCCCGCGACCAGCAAGGCGCCGCCCCTGGTGTGGATCACGGCCTCCGCGGGCAAGGAGACGCGCCTGATCCTCGTGGACGACATCGCCTACTTCCAGGCCGACAACAAATACACCGTGGTGATGACGAAGGACGGCGAGGCGCTCGTGCGAACGCCGATCCGCGAGCTGCTGGATGCGCTCGACCCGAACGTCTTCAAGCAGATCCATCGCTCCACGATCGTGAACATGAAGGCGATCTCCTCGATCGCGCGCGACGAATCGGGGCGCGGGACGCTCCGTCTTCGCAACCGGCCCGAGACGTTGCCGGTATCCCTCACCTTCATGCCCCTCTTCAAGAACATGTAG
- a CDS encoding alpha/beta family hydrolase: MTTAVAATGVTIVVDDTRTVSGLLQVPAKAGICYVLAHGAGAGMAHPFMASVASGLADRGVATLRYQFPYMEQGSKRPDTPKVAQATVRAAVMEAGKRLPKAALFAGGKSFGGRMTSQAQASGALRDVEGLAFIGFPLHAPGKPSDERAAHLFDVDIPMLFLQGTRDELAELELLTPVVKRLGERASLKLFADADHSFHVPARTGRKDSEVLAELLDALMEWMK; the protein is encoded by the coding sequence ATGACGACGGCCGTCGCCGCCACCGGCGTCACGATCGTGGTGGACGACACGCGCACCGTCTCGGGCCTGCTGCAGGTTCCGGCGAAGGCGGGCATCTGCTACGTGCTGGCTCACGGCGCCGGCGCGGGGATGGCGCATCCCTTCATGGCCTCGGTGGCGAGCGGCCTCGCCGATCGCGGTGTCGCCACGTTGCGCTACCAGTTCCCGTACATGGAGCAGGGCTCGAAGCGGCCGGACACGCCGAAGGTCGCGCAGGCCACGGTACGCGCCGCCGTGATGGAGGCGGGCAAGCGTCTTCCCAAGGCCGCGCTCTTCGCGGGTGGAAAATCCTTCGGGGGGCGCATGACCTCGCAGGCCCAGGCCTCGGGGGCGCTGCGCGATGTCGAAGGCCTCGCCTTCATCGGCTTTCCGTTGCACGCACCCGGCAAGCCCTCCGACGAACGCGCGGCGCACCTCTTCGACGTCGACATCCCGATGCTCTTCCTCCAGGGCACTCGCGACGAGCTGGCCGAGCTCGAGCTCCTCACGCCGGTGGTGAAGCGCCTGGGCGAGCGGGCGTCGTTGAAGCTCTTCGCCGACGCCGATCACTCGTTCCATGTGCCGGCGAGAACAGGACGCAAGGATTCCGAGGTGCTGGCAGAACTGCTGGATGCTTTGATGGAGTGGATGAAGTAA